One Fusarium oxysporum f. sp. lycopersici 4287 chromosome 8, whole genome shotgun sequence genomic region harbors:
- a CDS encoding NAD-dependent aldehyde dehydrogenase, with amino-acid sequence MVDAQLGEILVTAEKLKWTLDHGEAALRPSRRPTNFLMMYKRNTVHYEPLGVVAALVSWNYPFHNFIGPVISALFSGNGILVKVSEQTAWSSQYFTNIARGALIAHGHDPQLVQTVVCWPQTAGHLTSHPGISHITFIGSQSVAHHVAASAAKSLTPVVAELGGKDPFIVLDSASRDLKRITEVILRGTFQAAGQNCIGIERVIAPRAIHDKLVEMLAPRVNALRLGPEADVGAMISDASFDRLEELIAEAVAQGARLLAGGKRYNHPEYPTGHYFQPTFLADVTPDMRIAQNECFAPVLTLLRAKSSSPEDILAIANAPNFGLGASVHGSERDPNLQPIVKGLRAGMVAVNDFAVYYAVQLPFGGVGGSGYGRFAGEEGLRGLCNMKAICEDRFGWLGIRTGIPPPVQYPIKSQPDSWKFTHGVVELGYGAPLRKLKGLGNILTNM; translated from the coding sequence ATGGTGGATGCTCAGTTGGGAGAGATTCTTGTCACagctgagaagctcaagtGGACTCTCGACCATGGTGAAGCTGCACTGCGCCCGTCTCGTCGTCCTACCAACTTTCTCATGATGTACAAGCGCAACACTGTCCACTATGAAcctcttggtgttgttgctgctcttgtCAGCTGGAACTATCCCTTCCACAACTTCATCGGTCCCGTCATCAGCGCCCTCTTCTCTGGTAACGGTATTCTTGTCAAGGTTTCTGAGCAGACTGCTTGGTCTAGTCAGTACTTTACCAACATCGCTCGTGGCGCTCTCATTGCCCATGGTCATGATCCTCAGCTTGTTCAGACAGTCGTGTGCTGGCCTCAAACCGCCGGGCATCTTACTTCACATCCTGGTATCAGCCACATCACCTTCATCGGTTCTCAGTCTGTCGCCCATCATGTTGCTGCTAGCGCGGCCAAGAGCCTTACTCCTGTTGTCGCAGAGCTTGGTGGCAAGGATCCCTTCATTGTTCTCGATTCTGCTTCTCGGGACCTCAAGCGCATCACCGAAGTCATTCTCCGTGGAACCTTCCAAGCTGCTGGCCAGAACTGTATTGGTATCGAGAGAGTCATCGCCCCTCGTGCAATCCATGATAAGCTTGTCGAAATGCTTGCTCCTCGTGTTAACGCCTTACGTCTGGGCCCTGAGGCCGATGTCGGTGCCATGATCTCTGACGCCTCCTTTGACCGCCTTGAGGAACTCATCGCTGAGGCTGTCGCCCAAGGAGCCCGTCTCCTTGCTGGTGGCAAACGCTATAACCATCCTGAATATCCCACTGGCCACTATTTCCAGCCAACTTTCCTTGCCGACGTTACCCCTGACATGCGTATTGCACAAAATGAGTGCTTCGCTCCTGTTCTTACTCTCCTCCgcgccaagtcgtcttccCCTGAAGATatcctcgccatcgccaACGCTCCCAACTTTGGCCTCGGTGCCTCTGTTCACGGTTCTGAGCGTGATCCCAACTTGCAGCCCATCGTCAAGGGCCTCCGCGCCGGCATGGTCGCTGTTAATGACTTCGCCGTCTACTACGCCGTCCAGTTGCcctttggtggtgttggtggctCTGGTTACGGCCGCTTTGCAGGCGAAGAGGGTCTACGCGGACTCTGCAACATGAAAGCCATTTGTGAGGATCGCTTCGGCTGGCTGGGTATCCGCACTGGTATCCCTCCCCCAGTGCAGTACCCTATCAAGAGCCAGCCCGATAGCTGGAAGTTCACACACGGTGTTGTGGAGCTGGGCTATGGAGCTCCCTTGCGAAAGCTCAAGGGTCTCGGCAATATTCTCACAAACATGTAG